Proteins encoded within one genomic window of Nitrospira sp.:
- a CDS encoding histidine phosphatase family protein translates to MNCLFVRHGIAVQREEWEGTERQRPLTNKGMVRTRQSGKGLLALRVTPTHILSSPLTRARQTAAILQALLQEKIPVHSTPELEPSAPPHTILALLGTLPPDGFVWCIGHEPHLSATAGLLLTGTSSRAFSFKKAGACLIQIERVVRPGAGRLVWWLTPSQLRALA, encoded by the coding sequence ATGAACTGCCTGTTCGTTCGCCATGGCATTGCCGTCCAACGCGAAGAGTGGGAGGGGACGGAGCGGCAGAGGCCTCTCACGAACAAGGGGATGGTCCGTACCCGCCAGTCCGGCAAGGGACTGCTGGCGTTGCGAGTCACGCCGACGCATATTCTTTCGAGCCCGCTGACGCGTGCCCGCCAAACGGCTGCAATTCTTCAAGCACTGCTTCAAGAAAAGATACCCGTACACAGCACTCCAGAACTTGAACCGTCAGCCCCTCCGCACACCATCTTAGCACTTCTCGGCACCTTGCCGCCGGATGGCTTCGTGTGGTGTATCGGCCACGAACCACACCTCAGCGCCACCGCCGGACTGCTGCTGACAGGCACCTCCTCGCGCGCCTTTTCATTCAAGAAGGCCGGCGCGTGCCTCATCCAGATCGAGAGGGTCGTGCGACCTGGAGCAGGACGACTCGTCTGGTGGCTGACTCCATCCCAGTTACGCGCGCTGGCATGA
- a CDS encoding CHAD domain-containing protein, translating into MESSDSYIHTARGPLSQQVIRTALAYHSTVLELVNRLSTGEELPEMVHALRTHCRRLQALLEIYGLMRNARLIARGVRRLSKLRALQVFRQYLVTIDAPRDDLASVDARLEKQRQRLRHALAYDKITQVVTKHALPSDGVSDLFLLNRLELVRCDHQRRLERLIKTTREAPNRKRLHALRLRIKTIRYQREWLESQTVQPQSFLKKLIRLQALLGRYEELADFRRWGKRLSRRVQKRIRKDWKTSRARAKAVPKTLGWLRRAIGAEDVWMPSSERKG; encoded by the coding sequence ATGGAGTCCTCGGATTCGTACATTCATACCGCACGGGGCCCTCTTTCTCAACAGGTGATCCGGACGGCACTCGCCTATCACTCAACCGTGCTGGAGTTGGTGAACCGGCTGAGTACCGGTGAGGAGTTGCCCGAGATGGTTCACGCCCTTCGAACGCATTGTCGAAGACTTCAAGCATTACTAGAGATCTATGGCCTGATGCGGAATGCTCGCCTGATAGCGAGGGGCGTGCGACGACTGAGTAAGCTCCGCGCGCTCCAGGTCTTCCGACAGTATCTTGTCACCATCGACGCTCCCCGAGATGATCTTGCGTCGGTGGACGCGAGGCTTGAGAAGCAGAGGCAGCGGCTTAGGCACGCTCTAGCTTATGACAAGATCACGCAGGTCGTAACCAAGCATGCACTACCGTCTGACGGCGTCTCCGACCTGTTTTTGCTCAATCGGCTCGAACTGGTACGGTGCGATCACCAACGTCGTCTCGAACGCCTCATCAAGACCACGCGGGAAGCTCCCAATCGGAAACGCCTTCATGCCCTGCGACTGAGGATCAAAACGATTCGTTACCAACGGGAGTGGCTGGAGTCGCAAACTGTTCAGCCTCAGTCTTTTCTCAAGAAACTGATACGCCTACAAGCGCTGTTGGGGCGTTACGAAGAGTTGGCGGATTTTCGTCGTTGGGGGAAGCGGCTGAGCAGGCGCGTGCAGAAGCGAATCAGAAAGGATTGGAAGACATCTCGCGCACGGGCCAAGGCTGTACCGAAGACCCTTGGCTGGTTGCGACGTGCGATTGGCGCTGAGGATGTGTGGATGCCGTCGAGTGAACGAAAGGGCTAG
- a CDS encoding response regulator transcription factor gives MALEIIEIVEDDHSQAKLLDQILRQASFRTNVAFDGPSGMQDVWRIKPALIIADDNLPGLNGREMCKRLRQDPSTKNIPIIVLSGFSSEERRTEALDGGADDFVLKPYSATELLARVRAVLRRSRQEPAQDEDQVEDLTLTETLYVAIYRGTQMTLSAHEWKSLRRLASTVGMVVPREELKSLLWGDDPLLHDGELDRCIAQLNHKLGEGSTSIAYIKVLPGGFRLTSPDTDASPEPPSH, from the coding sequence ATGGCCTTGGAAATCATTGAAATCGTCGAAGACGACCACAGTCAGGCGAAGTTGCTCGATCAAATCCTTCGGCAGGCCTCGTTCCGAACGAACGTCGCATTTGACGGGCCGTCAGGCATGCAGGATGTCTGGCGTATCAAACCTGCGCTGATCATAGCCGACGACAATCTACCCGGACTCAATGGCCGCGAGATGTGCAAGCGCCTGCGGCAGGATCCCTCCACCAAAAACATCCCCATCATCGTCCTCTCGGGGTTTTCATCGGAAGAACGCCGCACCGAGGCACTCGACGGCGGGGCTGACGACTTTGTCCTCAAACCCTACTCGGCCACGGAACTCCTCGCTCGAGTACGCGCGGTCCTACGGCGATCCCGCCAGGAACCGGCGCAGGACGAAGACCAGGTCGAGGATCTCACCCTGACGGAGACGCTGTATGTCGCAATCTATCGCGGCACACAGATGACGCTCTCAGCCCATGAATGGAAGTCACTCCGCAGACTGGCGAGCACGGTGGGGATGGTGGTTCCGCGTGAGGAACTCAAATCCCTGCTCTGGGGGGATGATCCGCTCCTGCACGACGGCGAGTTGGATCGTTGTATTGCGCAGCTCAACCACAAATTGGGCGAAGGCTCCACGTCGATCGCGTACATCAAAGTTCTACCGGGTGGATTCCGCCTGACATCGCCAGATACAGATGCCAGCCCCGAACCACCTTCGCACTAG
- a CDS encoding AAA family ATPase: MYKSFYRLHSKPFSLLPDSEFLYLGSTHRTAYSLLEYGLLTEAPFMVLTGDPGTGKTSLLHKLIADNRDLYSIGFLTNARYDVDYLLPWILLALGLNTKQLDPVEAQHLFAKFLAEEALRKRRVVLIMDEAQNLGVKLLEELRLLSNLNREKSLQLQIILSGQPDLQALLRRVDMTQFAQRVVVDYHIQPFTEEDVAQYIHHRIQLSGGSRPLFSPQACALTYRLSQGNPRLINQVCEMALTYGFAQQAPRITAKLLAQAALDRRKNRILPLSELEDLASIAAAEGKEEPERPEIARELETADEPRLTAGTNEDTVSAETYYQQGMALRKSQKFIAAITRFQQAAQDPAYHLRSFGQIGLCYRALGQVPQAVAAFRNACADYNAPRQQSLSVRYLLGRTLEQLGDRPEALEQYRLIFRTDRTFKDTATRLSNLEGDHSTPAQQGGPSSWGIGMAWRQMRQLLKGGR, encoded by the coding sequence ATGTATAAAAGCTTCTACCGCCTTCACAGCAAACCCTTTTCGTTGCTGCCGGACAGTGAGTTCCTCTATCTCGGGTCGACTCACCGCACCGCTTACAGTCTGTTGGAGTATGGCCTCCTCACCGAAGCTCCTTTCATGGTCCTGACCGGTGATCCCGGCACGGGCAAAACCTCCTTGCTCCACAAACTCATCGCAGACAATCGTGACCTCTATTCCATCGGATTCCTGACCAACGCCCGCTACGATGTGGATTATTTGTTGCCGTGGATTCTCTTGGCACTGGGGCTCAATACGAAACAACTCGACCCGGTAGAGGCCCAACATCTGTTCGCGAAGTTCCTGGCGGAGGAAGCGCTCCGGAAGCGCCGGGTAGTGCTGATTATGGATGAGGCGCAAAACCTGGGCGTGAAGCTGCTGGAAGAATTGCGACTCTTGTCCAATTTGAATCGAGAGAAGTCGCTGCAACTGCAGATCATTCTATCCGGCCAACCAGATCTCCAGGCGTTGCTCCGGCGAGTGGACATGACGCAATTTGCCCAGCGAGTGGTGGTGGACTACCACATCCAACCGTTTACGGAAGAAGACGTGGCGCAGTACATCCATCACCGCATCCAGTTATCCGGCGGGTCCAGACCTCTGTTCAGTCCCCAGGCCTGCGCACTGACATACCGACTGAGTCAGGGCAATCCGCGCCTGATCAATCAAGTCTGCGAAATGGCGTTGACCTACGGCTTTGCCCAGCAGGCTCCGCGCATCACAGCGAAGCTGCTGGCGCAGGCCGCGCTCGACCGGAGAAAGAATCGGATTCTTCCTCTGTCTGAGCTTGAGGATCTCGCCAGCATCGCTGCCGCTGAGGGAAAAGAAGAGCCGGAGCGACCTGAAATAGCCAGGGAATTGGAAACTGCGGACGAGCCACGGCTCACTGCCGGCACCAACGAGGACACCGTATCCGCGGAGACCTATTACCAGCAGGGAATGGCACTTCGAAAGTCCCAGAAGTTTATTGCCGCAATTACCCGGTTCCAGCAGGCGGCACAAGACCCCGCGTATCATTTGCGATCATTCGGCCAAATCGGACTCTGCTACCGCGCACTCGGCCAGGTTCCGCAAGCCGTAGCCGCATTTCGAAATGCTTGTGCCGATTACAACGCGCCTCGCCAACAGAGTCTGAGCGTCCGCTACCTTCTGGGACGCACACTGGAACAACTGGGGGACAGGCCCGAGGCGTTGGAACAGTACCGGCTGATTTTCCGCACAGACCGCACATTTAAGGATACGGCGACCCGGCTCTCGAATCTGGAAGGCGATCACTCCACACCGGCGCAACAAGGTGGTCCGTCCTCCTGGGGAATCGGCATGGCTTGGAGACAGATGCGTCAACTCTTAAAAGGCGGCCGCTAA
- a CDS encoding CpsD/CapB family tyrosine-protein kinase yields the protein MEWFQAALDRYKQQQHQSPPRSGPSRTHPIRAIPATIVYTHTRSVQIPEPVLREQRILAGFEGGPFVDSFKILRTQVLHRVREKGWNVIGVTSPGEREGKTFTAVNLAASLAMDVTQSVLLVDANLRHPSVHEVFDLGECQGLADYLLDDVPIEQLLVHPGIGRFVLLPGGRAVSHSAEALTSPKMVALVDEFKHRYQSRMILFDLPPILQTSDVLAFSPHLDAMLVVIEEGRTKAEDVERALALIKQSTPVLGTVVNKVGHATATPARMKRMI from the coding sequence ATGGAATGGTTTCAAGCGGCGCTCGATCGCTATAAGCAACAGCAACACCAGAGTCCCCCCAGATCCGGGCCGAGCCGAACGCATCCCATCCGGGCGATTCCGGCCACCATCGTGTATACCCATACGCGTTCGGTGCAGATCCCCGAACCGGTGCTGCGGGAACAGCGTATTCTGGCCGGCTTTGAAGGTGGACCGTTCGTTGATTCATTCAAGATCCTGCGCACGCAGGTGTTGCATCGCGTCAGAGAGAAGGGATGGAATGTCATTGGCGTCACCAGCCCTGGCGAGCGGGAGGGAAAGACCTTTACGGCCGTCAACCTCGCCGCCAGCCTAGCCATGGATGTGACGCAATCCGTGCTGTTGGTCGATGCCAATCTCCGGCATCCCAGCGTGCATGAGGTGTTTGACCTGGGCGAGTGCCAAGGACTGGCCGACTATTTGCTGGATGATGTCCCGATCGAACAATTGCTGGTGCATCCCGGCATTGGCCGATTCGTCTTGCTGCCCGGCGGACGAGCCGTCTCGCACTCGGCGGAAGCCCTGACCTCCCCGAAAATGGTAGCCCTGGTCGACGAATTTAAGCATCGCTATCAATCGCGTATGATCCTGTTCGACCTCCCCCCGATTCTGCAGACATCGGACGTCCTGGCCTTTTCGCCCCATCTCGATGCCATGCTCGTCGTGATTGAAGAAGGACGCACAAAAGCGGAAGATGTGGAACGGGCGTTAGCCCTGATCAAACAGTCGACGCCCGTCCTGGGGACTGTGGTGAACAAAGTGGGCCACGCGACAGCCACGCCGGCCCGCATGAAGCGGATGATATAG
- a CDS encoding polysaccharide biosynthesis/export family protein: MQLRFKIVQRITLGLIIGMFLVATVSCQSADMRGISKEASASEQGYQLGPEDVLLISVWKDEHLTKEVVVRPDGMISFPLVGDIPAEGRTVEELRLDLAKRLIKYIPAVNITVSVVKPLSYKVYVVGRVAKPGEFLVGHYTDVLQALSLAGGLTPFAAENDIKVVRRVMGQQYTFPFRYGDVRKGNDLEQNIILQRGDVVMVP, from the coding sequence ATGCAGCTGCGTTTCAAGATCGTTCAGAGAATCACGCTGGGGTTGATCATCGGAATGTTCCTGGTCGCCACTGTGAGCTGTCAATCCGCCGACATGCGCGGCATATCCAAGGAGGCATCCGCTTCTGAGCAAGGGTACCAACTCGGCCCCGAGGATGTTCTGCTCATTTCTGTCTGGAAAGACGAGCATCTGACCAAAGAAGTGGTCGTCCGGCCGGATGGCATGATTTCCTTTCCTCTCGTCGGGGATATTCCGGCCGAAGGTAGAACGGTGGAGGAACTCCGGTTAGATCTCGCGAAACGGCTGATCAAATATATTCCTGCCGTCAACATCACGGTTTCCGTCGTGAAACCCTTAAGTTACAAAGTCTATGTCGTCGGTCGTGTCGCGAAACCCGGCGAATTCCTGGTCGGCCACTATACCGATGTCCTGCAGGCGCTGAGCCTCGCCGGAGGATTGACTCCGTTTGCAGCAGAAAACGACATCAAGGTTGTGCGCCGGGTGATGGGACAACAGTATACATTCCCCTTCCGGTACGGTGATGTACGGAAAGGCAATGATCTCGAACAGAATATCATCTTGCAGCGCGGCGACGTCGTGATGGTGCCCTAG
- a CDS encoding tetratricopeptide repeat protein produces MTTTVIFILQTVRHAGLSVLIVSLMACGGPQERKAQYRAKAQEYIQAGNFPKARVALRNVLKIDPKDADAYFLVAQVEEKEKNWRNAVANYQQVIDIVPDHKEALIVLAKYYLEAKLGEEVGRTADKVLEKHPQDPQAQALKIALLGQQDRMDQATARAEALSKKHPTEPDVAILLATLYGQNHRLPDARATLQRALQAHPHHLDLLHNLKAILVDAHDDKATEQVLRQIIQEEPTVYDHRLKLARFFDQHHATDQAEAILRDALKVFPENEQAWLALADFLNMRRGREAAQVALRQAAKQLPYSTQIPFALAALYESHQDFAEAKLVYETLAKDYDKKPAGLDAQVKIAQLAFNAGRQEEAERRLSDVLRQNPRSAQGLILQGKMALIGRNGKDAVQAFRTVLRDQPELAHVQYLLGQAYMTTGDSALARESFERSVALQPSLLDAKLALATMESRSGQSQNARARLKAILTSHPDHQQAMELLFGLDLAAGDWSHAASLLSRLRQLEGETAAILMAEGKLYESRKEYAQAVAAYERAAAMAVDAQGPLVAVVQLDIHNKQTERARRRLESIIAAHPDHPYAHGLIGEVLTLMGRRDSAMAHFRDAIKINPRWLTPWLDAATLSIAQGQADDAVRTLREGLNANPASEELQMLLASVLASQNAVDEAIAAYDAVLRMNPRNIFSANNLAALLADYKQDAPNLERAFLLSREFEKDAPHPLFLDTLAWVRLKMGHLEEAVRIMRQAIVKAPDLPTLNYHLGAALHQSGRNGEAKIYLAKALKSTEQFQGRREAQQLLARTNG; encoded by the coding sequence ATGACCACGACCGTCATCTTCATACTGCAGACGGTGCGACACGCCGGATTGTCAGTGCTCATAGTCAGCCTCATGGCGTGCGGAGGCCCGCAAGAACGTAAGGCGCAATACCGCGCCAAGGCGCAGGAGTACATCCAGGCAGGGAACTTCCCGAAGGCTCGGGTGGCATTACGAAACGTATTGAAGATCGATCCCAAAGACGCGGACGCCTACTTTCTCGTGGCACAAGTAGAAGAAAAGGAAAAAAACTGGCGCAATGCCGTCGCCAACTACCAACAGGTCATCGATATCGTGCCGGACCACAAAGAGGCCCTCATTGTCTTGGCTAAGTACTACCTCGAAGCCAAACTAGGGGAGGAAGTGGGACGGACGGCAGACAAGGTTCTCGAAAAACATCCGCAAGACCCGCAGGCGCAGGCCCTGAAGATTGCGTTGCTCGGACAGCAGGACAGAATGGATCAGGCGACGGCGCGCGCGGAAGCGTTGAGCAAAAAGCACCCGACCGAACCCGATGTCGCTATTCTCCTGGCCACACTGTATGGTCAGAATCATCGCTTGCCGGATGCCAGAGCGACGTTGCAGCGTGCGCTTCAAGCACATCCGCATCATCTGGATCTCCTGCACAATCTAAAAGCTATCCTCGTCGATGCTCACGACGACAAGGCCACGGAACAGGTGCTACGCCAGATCATTCAGGAAGAACCGACGGTATATGACCATCGGCTGAAGCTGGCTCGTTTTTTCGACCAGCACCACGCGACTGATCAGGCCGAAGCCATACTGCGCGACGCGCTCAAAGTATTCCCTGAGAACGAGCAGGCCTGGCTGGCCTTGGCCGACTTTTTGAACATGCGCAGGGGAAGGGAGGCAGCGCAGGTCGCGCTGCGGCAAGCTGCGAAACAGTTGCCCTATTCCACGCAGATCCCGTTCGCCCTGGCCGCGCTGTATGAGTCTCATCAAGATTTCGCAGAAGCAAAGCTGGTCTATGAAACTTTGGCGAAGGACTACGACAAGAAGCCGGCCGGGTTGGATGCGCAGGTCAAAATCGCGCAGCTCGCGTTCAACGCCGGGCGTCAAGAGGAAGCCGAGCGGCGACTGTCGGACGTGTTGCGGCAGAACCCCCGGTCGGCCCAGGGGTTGATCTTGCAGGGCAAGATGGCGTTGATTGGACGAAACGGTAAGGACGCCGTACAGGCATTCCGAACGGTCCTTCGCGATCAGCCGGAACTCGCCCACGTACAGTATCTGCTCGGCCAAGCGTACATGACGACGGGAGACTCAGCATTAGCCCGTGAAAGTTTCGAGCGATCGGTGGCACTGCAGCCTAGCTTGCTCGATGCGAAATTAGCACTCGCGACGATGGAGAGTCGAAGCGGCCAGTCTCAAAACGCCAGGGCGCGCCTGAAAGCCATCTTGACCTCTCACCCCGACCATCAGCAGGCAATGGAGCTCTTGTTCGGCTTGGACCTGGCGGCCGGCGATTGGAGTCATGCCGCCTCGCTGCTGAGCCGTCTCCGACAATTGGAGGGAGAAACCGCCGCGATACTCATGGCGGAAGGTAAGCTCTACGAGAGCCGAAAGGAATACGCTCAGGCCGTGGCAGCCTATGAGCGTGCGGCAGCAATGGCCGTTGATGCACAGGGACCTCTGGTGGCCGTCGTCCAGCTCGATATTCACAATAAACAGACCGAACGTGCACGACGCCGCCTGGAAAGTATCATTGCCGCACATCCCGATCATCCCTACGCCCACGGCTTGATAGGAGAAGTGTTGACCCTTATGGGACGGCGGGATTCGGCCATGGCCCACTTCCGTGATGCGATCAAAATCAATCCACGCTGGCTCACCCCTTGGTTGGACGCGGCAACACTCTCGATAGCCCAGGGACAGGCAGACGACGCAGTTCGAACGCTGAGAGAAGGATTGAACGCGAACCCTGCCAGTGAAGAGTTACAGATGTTGTTGGCGTCGGTACTGGCGAGCCAGAATGCGGTCGATGAGGCCATTGCAGCCTATGACGCCGTGTTGCGCATGAATCCGCGCAATATTTTCTCGGCGAACAATCTGGCGGCACTGCTGGCCGATTACAAACAGGATGCGCCGAATCTTGAACGTGCATTTCTCTTGAGCCGGGAGTTCGAAAAAGACGCCCCGCACCCGCTGTTTCTCGATACGCTGGCCTGGGTGCGGCTGAAAATGGGACATCTCGAAGAAGCGGTTCGCATCATGCGGCAAGCGATTGTGAAGGCCCCAGACCTCCCGACGCTCAATTATCACCTTGGCGCGGCGTTGCATCAGTCGGGCCGAAATGGTGAAGCCAAGATATACCTCGCAAAAGCACTTAAGAGTACAGAACAATTCCAAGGGCGACGGGAAGCACAACAACTACTCGCCCGAACGAACGGATAG
- a CDS encoding undecaprenyl/decaprenyl-phosphate alpha-N-acetylglucosaminyl 1-phosphate transferase — MTSAVFFSFITSLFICMALIPPLQLNAGRWSFMDLPGERKVHANPIPRVGGIAFGFAALLSIFFWVPQDPIIPPVLVSAAIILGFGIWDDRANLNYRTKLIGQLLAVFVVVVIGHIRFEQIPFFYEEEAPLWLTVPLTVVFLVGASNAVNLSDGLDGLAGGLAFLSFAGIAYLTYLSHDITLLVLAAGFLGGLLGFLRYNTYPARIFMGDAGSQLLGFSMGVLVLVLSDPSRTPFPVSVGLLVLGLPFLDTIAVMAQRIAKGRSPFIGDRNHVHHKLLALGLSHYEAVIVIYGIQAVMVGLAYLLRWQSDALIFTMYGAFATAMFALFVATERRRVPLSVSSSGRVLSDTKLARAGLWLSDMAPRFLAVVVPLFLVANVFLPGRVPMDVGYAALSLFAVVLVGLWLFPEYRSHFVRGGLYVGSAFLMYMGEQSGMSDIWPIYVTHNTLLALIALLVLLSMRFSRGNRFQTTPLDYLMVFFALIVPLLPEMRADMPTLSILAAKLIVLYFSFELLLHTFAERMRQFGLVSLWILLGLGIKAWL, encoded by the coding sequence ATGACGAGTGCGGTCTTTTTCAGCTTCATCACCTCTCTGTTCATCTGCATGGCATTGATCCCGCCGCTGCAGCTGAATGCCGGGCGTTGGAGCTTCATGGACCTTCCAGGCGAGAGAAAAGTCCATGCAAATCCAATCCCGCGGGTGGGCGGCATCGCGTTCGGATTCGCGGCACTCCTCTCTATTTTCTTTTGGGTGCCTCAGGATCCGATCATTCCGCCGGTATTGGTGAGCGCGGCGATCATCCTGGGATTCGGTATTTGGGACGACCGTGCCAACCTGAACTACCGCACCAAACTCATCGGGCAATTACTGGCTGTCTTCGTGGTGGTCGTCATCGGCCACATTCGCTTCGAACAGATCCCGTTTTTCTACGAAGAAGAAGCGCCGCTGTGGTTAACGGTGCCCTTGACCGTTGTCTTTCTGGTCGGGGCCTCGAACGCCGTCAACCTCTCCGACGGCCTCGATGGATTGGCCGGAGGTCTGGCATTCCTGAGTTTTGCCGGCATTGCCTATCTCACCTATCTGTCGCACGACATCACCCTGTTAGTGCTGGCAGCGGGATTCCTAGGCGGATTACTGGGGTTCTTGCGATATAACACCTATCCGGCCAGAATTTTTATGGGCGACGCGGGCAGTCAATTACTCGGCTTTTCGATGGGGGTGCTCGTACTGGTGTTGAGTGATCCATCCCGTACTCCTTTCCCGGTATCGGTCGGACTGCTCGTTCTCGGATTACCATTTCTCGACACCATTGCCGTCATGGCGCAACGGATTGCGAAGGGCCGCTCACCCTTCATCGGCGATCGGAACCATGTGCACCACAAGCTGCTGGCGCTTGGACTGTCTCACTATGAAGCCGTCATCGTGATCTATGGAATTCAGGCGGTGATGGTCGGCCTCGCATATCTCCTACGCTGGCAATCCGATGCCCTGATTTTCACCATGTATGGCGCTTTTGCCACGGCTATGTTCGCCCTGTTCGTTGCAACTGAACGACGCCGTGTTCCGTTGTCGGTCTCATCGAGCGGCCGCGTACTCTCCGACACTAAACTGGCCAGAGCAGGATTGTGGCTCAGCGATATGGCCCCCAGGTTTCTGGCCGTCGTCGTTCCACTCTTTTTGGTCGCGAACGTCTTCTTACCGGGACGAGTTCCAATGGATGTCGGATACGCAGCGTTGAGCCTGTTCGCCGTGGTGCTCGTGGGCCTGTGGCTCTTCCCCGAATACCGCTCACATTTCGTGCGTGGAGGGCTCTATGTGGGTAGCGCATTTCTGATGTACATGGGAGAGCAATCCGGCATGTCCGACATCTGGCCTATCTATGTCACGCACAATACACTTCTGGCGCTAATTGCCCTCCTGGTGTTGTTGAGCATGCGCTTTAGCCGTGGCAATCGATTTCAAACCACGCCGTTGGATTATCTGATGGTGTTTTTTGCCTTGATCGTCCCCTTGCTGCCGGAAATGCGTGCCGACATGCCGACGCTGAGCATTCTGGCCGCCAAGTTGATCGTGCTGTATTTCTCGTTTGAGTTACTTTTGCATACCTTTGCCGAGCGAATGAGACAGTTTGGTCTCGTGTCCTTGTGGATCTTACTTGGATTGGGAATCAAGGCATGGCTATGA
- the xrtD gene encoding VPLPA-CTERM-specific exosortase XrtD yields MAVIGLLTVAALGYIYADSLVFLFGQWGRDDYSHGPFIPIISAFLIWQRRAQLAAVGMSPSWEGPLLVAIGLLLFILGDYATLYVLLHLSLWIVIVGVTLSFIGRPALRVLAFPLTYLLTAIPLPIFIYNTLSSQLQLWSSALGVGFLQAIGVTAFREGNVIDLGPVQLQVAEACSGIRYLFPLTALALLSAYLYRERLWKRLLLVISALPVSIFINGLRIGIVGVLVEFYGPQAAEGFLHLFEGWVLFLATLGLLLLEMWILSKVHPLPGSTKLSERFSWDIAPESAESVTITPGMPPRTQSKIPAYVGSLALILPVTLLFPSIGGRQEIVPDRSAFVDFSMRIGEWQGNPQPVEPQLISALRFDDYLLADYAAPGGGPLTLYMAYYHSQRKGQSAHSPQSCIPGGGWEITSKQKVDLPIGGLTEPVNRVLIQKDRQKQLVVYWFKQRDRILSNEYLVKLYLLWDAMTRQRSDGALIRLSAAVDPGDDEQAVEQRLLQFAQRIQPQLNRYIPD; encoded by the coding sequence TTGGCTGTCATCGGATTACTGACTGTAGCCGCATTGGGCTACATCTACGCCGACAGCTTAGTGTTTCTATTTGGCCAATGGGGGCGGGACGACTATAGCCATGGGCCATTCATTCCGATCATCAGTGCGTTTCTCATTTGGCAACGACGAGCGCAATTGGCGGCAGTCGGGATGTCCCCTTCCTGGGAAGGGCCTTTGCTTGTTGCCATCGGATTGCTGCTGTTCATACTGGGAGACTATGCCACGCTGTATGTCTTGCTTCATCTCTCATTGTGGATCGTGATCGTTGGCGTCACCCTCTCCTTCATTGGCCGGCCTGCCCTGCGAGTATTGGCTTTCCCGTTGACGTATCTGTTGACCGCTATCCCTCTGCCCATCTTTATCTACAACACCCTCTCAAGCCAGCTACAGTTGTGGTCGTCGGCGCTGGGGGTCGGATTTTTACAGGCCATCGGAGTCACGGCCTTCAGAGAGGGTAATGTGATCGACCTTGGCCCAGTTCAATTACAGGTCGCCGAAGCCTGCAGTGGTATCCGGTACCTCTTCCCCCTCACCGCGCTGGCTCTCCTCAGTGCCTATCTGTATCGCGAACGCCTGTGGAAACGGCTTCTGCTGGTGATATCGGCCTTGCCTGTTTCAATCTTCATCAATGGCCTCCGTATCGGCATTGTCGGCGTGCTCGTAGAGTTCTATGGGCCACAAGCGGCCGAGGGATTCCTACACCTTTTTGAAGGCTGGGTATTGTTCCTCGCTACCCTGGGCCTCCTCCTGCTCGAAATGTGGATCTTATCGAAGGTTCATCCTCTGCCTGGGTCAACGAAGCTCTCGGAACGGTTTTCCTGGGACATCGCTCCGGAATCGGCGGAATCGGTCACGATCACACCGGGCATGCCACCTCGGACACAGTCCAAGATTCCCGCCTATGTCGGGAGCTTGGCCCTGATTCTTCCCGTTACGCTCCTGTTCCCATCTATCGGGGGACGGCAAGAGATCGTTCCGGATCGTTCGGCGTTTGTCGATTTTTCTATGCGCATCGGGGAGTGGCAGGGAAACCCACAGCCGGTGGAGCCGCAACTCATCTCGGCCCTGCGGTTTGATGATTACTTGCTGGCCGATTATGCGGCACCGGGAGGGGGACCTCTCACGCTGTACATGGCCTACTACCACTCGCAGCGTAAGGGCCAATCCGCACATTCCCCGCAAAGCTGTATCCCCGGCGGCGGATGGGAAATCACCTCCAAGCAAAAAGTGGATCTGCCGATTGGCGGACTCACCGAACCGGTCAATCGCGTGCTAATCCAAAAAGATCGACAGAAACAGCTAGTGGTCTATTGGTTTAAACAGCGTGATCGGATTCTGTCGAATGAGTATCTGGTGAAACTATATTTGTTGTGGGATGCGATGACCAGACAACGAAGCGACGGAGCCCTGATTCGACTATCCGCCGCCGTCGATCCTGGTGACGATGAGCAAGCCGTCGAGCAGCGATTGCTGCAATTTGCACAACGCATTCAACCTCAACTGAATCGGTATATTCCGGACTGA